A window of Pectobacterium carotovorum genomic DNA:
AATTTTAAAATTGTTATCCGCTCACAATTTCTGTTGCTCATAACATATCGACTCGTAAGGGCGAGTAAAGTGGCATGTGACAATAAAGTGGAAGCGATCACAAAGATCGTTTGTAAAATGAATGGGAATACATCGAATTTGGAAAGCGCTGCGCAATAAATTAACGAGGGATGATAATTAACTTATTGTTTATCAGATTATTTTGTTAGGGTTTGACATCGGTAGTGAAAAACTACTGTTGTGTAAAGGGTTACAAACAGTGTAAAGGATTACAGCCTTTGTAGCTGGCGTGTAATGTCCAACAGATTTTTGGTGAGTTCTTGCAGGGAGGCATGGGTTGATGAATGTACGGCGGTGCTGTGGCGTACGATCAGTTCGGTGGGTAACAGCAGTGACGAACTCTGGGTAGGATCGCGCAGCGTGGCGAGCAAACGAGTGACGCCTTCTTTACCTAATAGCCTGAAATCCTGACGAATGGTTGTCAGTGGCGGAGTGTAATACGCGCTGTCCTGAGTATCGTCAAAGCCGATCACTGACATCTGCTCCGGTACGCGAAGGCCATACTCGTGCAGCGCACGCAGGACGCCAAGCGCCATTTGATCGTTCGCGACAACAATGGCCGAGACGCGCAGGGATTCTCCCAGCAGTGCCAGCGTCTGGTGGTAACCGGATGCGGCGCTCCAGTCACCGTGTAGCACCGAAGCGGGGGACAACTGCTGTTTCTCCAGCTCGGCCAGCCAGCCTTCATAACGCAGGCGGGCGGAGATCGACGTCATTGGCCCGGTCAACAAGGCAATGTATTGATGCCCCAGCTGTACCAGATGCGTGATGGCTAAGCGTGCGCCGTGATCGGGATCGAACATGACGTTGAGTATGTCGGTATGTGGATCGGCATCCATAAACAGCACGGGCGTGTCAGCACAGGTCTGGCTAATGTGGGCGACGTCATCCGTGGAGAGCGGAACATTCACAATAACGCCGCTGACACGTTGAGAAAGCAGGTCGTTAACGGCGTTATTGCAGGTGTTGACATCTGGGCTGCTCAGCATGGACATCACGATGTTAATGCCTAGCTGACTGGCGGTGCTCTTAATTGCTGCGGCAATTTGTGAAGGCGCGTGCAGCGAAAGATCGGTAGTGACCAGCCCCAGCGTGGTGATGGTTTTCCCTGCTAGCTGCTGGGCGACGCGATTAGGCGTGTAGTTAAGCGCCGTCATCGCCTGTTCGACTTTACTGCGAGTGCGGGATGAAACATGAGGCGCTTGGTTCAGCACACGAGAAACTGTCTGATAGGAAACCCCAGCGTACTCGGCGACATCATTTAGTGTTATGGGTTTCTGTTTCATCGCGGCGATTCCGTGCGTGATTATGTACTTGAAAGAGCATTATCATAACAAATCGCGCAGGGAATCCGTAATCGGTGTGCGTATTCCGGCGTAATCGAAGCACTGAAGAGAAGTGGGACAAAATAGTTTCATGCTGAAGCTGGCGTTTGTCGGCTTTTTAGGTGTTTGTAGAAAGTAAAACCGGGAGCAAGCGCTCCCGGTTTGTGGTGGATAGCTACCCGATGTTTACTGCTCGGACAACACAAACATGCCGTAAGGGTGGATTTGCAGATAGTAGCTGTCGCCCGGATTCGGCTGAAGCTGGGTTGCGTTAACCTGCAACAGCATAGACTGACCATGCCAGTCCACCTGCACTTCGTACTGCGGCCCCATGTAGGCGACCTGCGTGATGGTGCAGCGCTGGCTTTCGTCACCCTGATGGCTGAGCGTAATGGCTTCCGGACGAATACCGACGACGGATTCGCTTAATCCGGCGGCAAAGCCCTGCGGACGCGGAATGAGGTAGCCGTAGATATTCACGCTGTCTGCCGTGAAGGTAGCAGGGAAGATATTGGCATCACCCATAAAGCTGGCCATGAAGCGGGAGGCTGGCTGGCGATAAAGCTCCTGCGGCGCACCCAACTGCATGATTTTGCCTTTGTTCATCACCAGAACCATGTCGGACACCGCAAAGGCTTCGCTCTGATCGTGCGTAACATACAGCGAGGTGATGTTGAACTGCTGCTGAAGCTCACGGATTTTCTCACGCATGCTGCGGCGCAGGTTGGCATCAAGGTTACTCAGCGGCTCATCGAACAGCAGCACTTTAGGTTTGAGGATCAGCGCACGCGCCAGAGCGACACGCTGTTGCTGTCCACCAGAAATCTGGTCGACATAGCGATCTTCAAATCCTGCCAGGTCGACCAGCGCCAGCGCTTCTTTTACGCGTTGATTGATTTCCGCCTTCGGACGACCGAGCATTTTCAGCCCGTAGCCGATGTTTTCCCCCAGCGACATGTGTGGGAAGAGGGCGTAAGACTGGAACACCATGCAGATATCACGCTGTTGAATGGAGCGCTCGGTGACGTCTTCGCCATCGATGAAAATCTGGCCTTCCGTCGGCTTTTCCAGACCGGCAACGGCCCGCAGTACCGTGGTTTTACCACAGCCAGACGGCCCCAGCAGCGTGACCATTTTTCCCTGAGGGATCGCCAGATTCAAATCATCAATGACGGTGTTGTTGCCGAAGCGTTTAGTGATGTGCTTCAGTTCGACAAAGCTTTTTTCAGTATTCAAGGTAATCACTCCGCTTAGGCATTATTCTTGGCTTTCGTGCGGGAAATCCGCGCTTCACCGACCAGATAATCGAACAGGAAAATAATGGCCAGCATGACCACAATCAGGATGGAACCGTAGGCAATTGCCATACCGTATTCACCGTCTTCCACGCGGTTAAGAATGTAAGACGTGGCGACGCGAGTATCCGGTGTAACCAGAAAGATAATGGCGCTGACGGTGGTAATCGCACGCACGAAGCTGTATATCAGCGCAGACAAAATGGCCGGACGCAGCAGCGGGAGCAGAATATAGAACACCGTGCGCATCGAACCCGCACGCAGGCTGAGCGACGCCTCATCGAGCGATTTATCCAACTGTCCCAGTCCGGCAATACCCGCACGGATACCAACCGGCACGTTACGCATCACCATCGACATGATGACGATCACCGCCGTTCCCGTTAAGTAAACCGGCGCGCTGTTAAAGGCCAGAATATAAGACACACCGGCAACCGTGCCCGGTACCGCAAAGCACAGCATGGTGGTGAACTCGATGGCTTTCTTGCCGTAGAACTGCTGGCGCACCACGATGTAGGCGATGAGCAGCCCAAACAGTGCCGTAATCGGCGCAGCGATACCCGCGAACAACAGCGTATCCAGCAGGGAAGGCCAGGCACCGTCGCTAAAGCCTTGCCCGAACAGCTTGCTGAAGTTTGCCAGCGTCAGGGTGTAATCCACGCCCCAGTTAACGGTAAAGCTGCCGTAGAAAATGCTGCCGTACAGCAGGACGTTAAAGGCAATCCAGACATAGAGCAGGATGCTGACGATCCACACCAGCGAAACGGGTAGCGGCTGTACATCACCCCGAGAGGACTTAC
This region includes:
- a CDS encoding LacI family DNA-binding transcriptional regulator, which produces MKQKPITLNDVAEYAGVSYQTVSRVLNQAPHVSSRTRSKVEQAMTALNYTPNRVAQQLAGKTITTLGLVTTDLSLHAPSQIAAAIKSTASQLGINIVMSMLSSPDVNTCNNAVNDLLSQRVSGVIVNVPLSTDDVAHISQTCADTPVLFMDADPHTDILNVMFDPDHGARLAITHLVQLGHQYIALLTGPMTSISARLRYEGWLAELEKQQLSPASVLHGDWSAASGYHQTLALLGESLRVSAIVVANDQMALGVLRALHEYGLRVPEQMSVIGFDDTQDSAYYTPPLTTIRQDFRLLGKEGVTRLLATLRDPTQSSSLLLPTELIVRHSTAVHSSTHASLQELTKNLLDITRQLQRL
- the fbpC gene encoding ferric ABC transporter ATP-binding protein, which gives rise to MITLNTEKSFVELKHITKRFGNNTVIDDLNLAIPQGKMVTLLGPSGCGKTTVLRAVAGLEKPTEGQIFIDGEDVTERSIQQRDICMVFQSYALFPHMSLGENIGYGLKMLGRPKAEINQRVKEALALVDLAGFEDRYVDQISGGQQQRVALARALILKPKVLLFDEPLSNLDANLRRSMREKIRELQQQFNITSLYVTHDQSEAFAVSDMVLVMNKGKIMQLGAPQELYRQPASRFMASFMGDANIFPATFTADSVNIYGYLIPRPQGFAAGLSESVVGIRPEAITLSHQGDESQRCTITQVAYMGPQYEVQVDWHGQSMLLQVNATQLQPNPGDSYYLQIHPYGMFVLSEQ